The Pyxidicoccus sp. MSG2 DNA segment CCGGTGCGCTCCAGCAGGCGCACCGCCTCGCGGCACTTCTCGATGCAGTCGCGGAAGCGTGACGAGGCATAGAAGGCCAGCCCGTAGAAGTGCAGCGACTGGCCCTGGCCCCACACGTCGCCCTGCTGCCGGCGCAGCGCGAGCGACTTCTCCGCGTACGCGTACGCGCGGCTGAACCAGGGCAGGGTGGTGAGCGCGGGCGAGTGCGCCGAGTACGCCTGCGCCAGCTCCGGCGTGGGCGGGTAGCGCTCGGCGAGATTCAAGTCGCGCAGGTGCGCCCACAGCACGGCCATGCGCCCGCGCCGGTACCAGTAGCCGTAGGCGAGGCGGCTGTAGAGCTGGATGGCCAGCATGTCGTTCTCGCCCCGCTCCAGCGGGCGGCGCGCGAGGAACGCGCGCGGGGCCACGGTGTGGCCCGCCTGCGAGAGGATTTCCCACAGCGAGCTGGCGCCGGTGAGCAGGCCGCGCGGAGGCACCCAGCGCCCCAGCAGCTTGAGGCTCTGCTCCAGGTACGTGTTGGCCTGGCCGAAGTCTCCGCGCTTGAAGGCCAGCTCCCCCAACTGGCCGAGGATGCGGGCCTGCTCCGGCTTGTCGTGGGCGAGCGACTGGGCGCGCTCGAGCTGCTGCCGCGACTCCTCGTAGCGGCCGCGCAGCATGAGGACGTTGCCCAGGCCGGCGGCGATGCTGAAGCGGGTGCCCGCGTCGGCGCCGGGCGCGCCGCGCTCGGCGATGCGGTAGTTCAGCTCCGCCGTCTCCAGGGCGAAGCGCTGGCGGGCCTGCTCGGCGGCGATCAGCGCATGGGGCAGTGCCTGCTGGTACTCGCCCGCAGCGTCGAAGTGGTACGCCAGCTCGAAGGAGTCCTGCGGGACGCTCTTCGCCGCGGCCCGCGCCGCCAGCCGGTGCAGCTCGCGGCGCTCCTGCGGCGTCAGCATGTCCAGCAGCACCTCGCGCAGCTTGTCGTGCACGAAGGTGTAGCGGGAGCCGTCCGCCCACAACATGTGCCGGCGGCGTGGCTCGTCCAGCGCGCGCACCACGTCCGCGGGGGTGTTGCCGGCCAGGGCCGCCATGCGCCCCAGGTCGAAGGCCTTGCCCAGGATGGCGCCCACCGACATGAGGCGCAGCGCATCCGGGGGCAACAGGCGCAGGCGCCGCACGAGGAAGGTGGCCGCCTGACGCGAGGAGCGCGCGTGCGCCATGGCCTCCGCCTGCACCTGCCAGCCGTTCGGGCCGGGCACCAGCACGCCGTCCTCGACGAGGCCGTGCAGCACGGCGCTGGCCATGAAGGGGTTGCCCTCGGACAGGCGCGTGACGAGGTCGGTGGCCTCGTGCGGGAGCGCGCCGGCCATGGACTCAGCCAGCCGCGTCACGTCCGCGGGGCCGAAGGCGGACAATCTCAGATGGGCGGTGGGAGCCAGCCGCCGCAGCACGTGCGTGGAGGAGATGTCCTCGCTGCGAAAGGAGACGACGACGAGCACGCGGCCCCGGGCCTGGCGGCGCGCGAGCGACCAGCCCTCCAGCGCGCGCAGCGTCAGCTCGTCCGCCCACTGGCAGTCGTCCAGCACCACCACGGCGGGTTCGTCCTCCGTGCCCAGCGCGCCCAGCAGCGCGGTGAGGGCCCAGATGCTGCGGCTCTCACCCAGCGACTCCGGCCCCAGGCCCTGGGCCGTGGCCTGGGGCACGGGGCAGAGCGCGGGCTCCAACTGCGGCAGCACCGTGCACAGCCCGGCCTCCTGGCCCGCCAGCCGCTCGCGCAACACCTGCGCCAGTGCGGGCCGCTCCTTCATGGCGGTGGTGATTCCCGTGGCCACGCCGGCGAAGAGCTGGAAGGGCCGCTGCGCGGCCTGGTCCAGCGCCTGGCCCTGGAGCACCCACGCGCGGTGCTGCAGGGCGCGCGCGGAGAACTCCTCCAGGAGGCGGCTCTTGCCGCCGCCGGACTCGCCCTCCACCACGACGAGCCGGCCCGGGTCCGTGCGGGTGCGCTCCAGCTCGCGCTCCAGCGTCGCCACCTCCTCTTGGCGGCCGACGAAGGAGGGCTCGGTGAGGCTGCGGCGCTGGTCGTGCGCGCCGGTGACGAGCTCCGGCTCCGCCTGTCCGTGCGCCAGCGCCTCCTCGATGTCGCGCAGGTCGGCCAGCGCGGACTCGGCGGACTGGTAGCGGTCCGGCGGGTCCGTCTGGAGAAGGCGTGAGATGAGTTCCTCCAGCGCGCGTGGCACCTCCACGCCCACCGCGCGCAGCCGGGGCCGCGTCGCCAGGTGCTGGCGGAGGACTTCCCCCACGGAGGTGCCGTCGAAGGCGGGCCGGCCGGAGAGCGCCTCGAAGAGGACGATGCCCACCGAGTACAGGTCCGACGTGGCCTCCACCGGCCGGTTGAGCAACCCCGCCTGCTCCGGCGACAGGTAGCGCGCGGTGCCCACGGGCAAATCACGCAGGGACGGGTCCAGCCGCTCGCTGCGGGACAGGCCGAAGTCCACCAGGGTGGCGTGGGAGAGGGGCTTGCCGGAGACGAGGAGGTTGGAGGGCTTCACGTCGCGGTGGAGGACGCCGTGGCGGTGGGCCTCGGCCAGCGCGGTGAGGACCGAGCGGCCCAGGATGAGCGCCTCCGGTACGGAGAGGGGCCCCTCGGACAGGCGCTCCTCCAGCGTCTCGCCCTCCAGCCAGGGCGTCACGAGGTAGAGCAGCTCGCCAGAGGTGCCCAGGTGGCGCACGGGGACGATGGTGGAGGAGTCCAGGCGGGAGAGGACGGACGCCTCGTGCTCCAGCCGATGCCGGGCCGCGGGCGCGAGCGCCACGGCGGAGGTCAGCTTGACGACCACGCGCTCACCGGTGCGCAGGTCGTTGCCCACCCACGTGGAGATGCCGCGGCCGGTCTTCAGGCGTTGAACCAGCTCGAAGCGGTTCCCCAGACGCCTGCCTGGCTGCGGCTCTCCGGGAGCGGCGCCGGCATATTGGAAGCCCTCAGCCATTCAGTGCCCTCGCCCCCAATCGAATCGCTCCCCGCGATACGGTCGGCCGTGCGTCCCTCCCACAACCTTGGGTGCCGGAATGGATGGTGCCAAGGGGGAGGCAGGCGCACGCCTTCCGTGCACCGCCTGGGACATCAACAGTCGTACACGCTTCGCTTCCCACCCGCTCGGGTGGCCGGGTGGAGGTGGCTCGGAGCCCGGGGGTGGGGACGGTGGCTCGCTACGTCTGGTTGCCCCTGTGCGA contains these protein-coding regions:
- a CDS encoding protein kinase domain-containing protein translates to MAEGFQYAGAAPGEPQPGRRLGNRFELVQRLKTGRGISTWVGNDLRTGERVVVKLTSAVALAPAARHRLEHEASVLSRLDSSTIVPVRHLGTSGELLYLVTPWLEGETLEERLSEGPLSVPEALILGRSVLTALAEAHRHGVLHRDVKPSNLLVSGKPLSHATLVDFGLSRSERLDPSLRDLPVGTARYLSPEQAGLLNRPVEATSDLYSVGIVLFEALSGRPAFDGTSVGEVLRQHLATRPRLRAVGVEVPRALEELISRLLQTDPPDRYQSAESALADLRDIEEALAHGQAEPELVTGAHDQRRSLTEPSFVGRQEEVATLERELERTRTDPGRLVVVEGESGGGKSRLLEEFSARALQHRAWVLQGQALDQAAQRPFQLFAGVATGITTAMKERPALAQVLRERLAGQEAGLCTVLPQLEPALCPVPQATAQGLGPESLGESRSIWALTALLGALGTEDEPAVVVLDDCQWADELTLRALEGWSLARRQARGRVLVVVSFRSEDISSTHVLRRLAPTAHLRLSAFGPADVTRLAESMAGALPHEATDLVTRLSEGNPFMASAVLHGLVEDGVLVPGPNGWQVQAEAMAHARSSRQAATFLVRRLRLLPPDALRLMSVGAILGKAFDLGRMAALAGNTPADVVRALDEPRRRHMLWADGSRYTFVHDKLREVLLDMLTPQERRELHRLAARAAAKSVPQDSFELAYHFDAAGEYQQALPHALIAAEQARQRFALETAELNYRIAERGAPGADAGTRFSIAAGLGNVLMLRGRYEESRQQLERAQSLAHDKPEQARILGQLGELAFKRGDFGQANTYLEQSLKLLGRWVPPRGLLTGASSLWEILSQAGHTVAPRAFLARRPLERGENDMLAIQLYSRLAYGYWYRRGRMAVLWAHLRDLNLAERYPPTPELAQAYSAHSPALTTLPWFSRAYAYAEKSLALRRQQGDVWGQGQSLHFYGLAFYASSRFRDCIEKCREAVRLLERTGDPWEVNNATFQIAMSLYRLGRLKEALETSQRLHAAATALGDRYAQRLGLEAWAKAAGGRIPGSLLEAELTNPDQPDPQSYAGVLQAEAIRLLRLGDAAGAVEVLERAERLVDEAHLRQEYVAPIAPWLATALRQLAEGTSSLHPARRDALLERADAVAKRAHQTARTYHNNLPHALRERGLLAAMRGHPRRARRYLEQSLRVAEAQEMREERALTLKARGELGRALDWPGAVEDVAEATRELEALGEGVTPEAERDNGGVGTLSLVDRFPRVLEAGRRLASALSREAVIEAVRQSMLELLRAEHCVVLDPQVLLPDEELQAQGVSRTALARTLETGRIAVMGQGLPGGVSESMELLGVRSLLCAPIQVRGKTVACVVASHRQVGALFGEDEERLAEFVTVLAGAALENAENFARIAALSEEQGRLYRAEQEAVRRRDDFLSIAAHELKTPLTSLQLHIQGLQSQVRAGTQKPLSPEKLGAKLESAYSQTQRLGRLVNDLLDISRIAQGQLHIKLEDVDLVALVKGQLERSREALTRAECPARLRTSAPAMVGRWDAMRLEQVVGNLLANAMKYGAGKPIEIDLQENDGIVRLKVSDFGIGIAEEDRERIFERFERAVSVRHYGGFGLGLWIVREIVQALGGAIDVESTPGQGSTFTVTLPRSGPVH